The Dethiosulfovibrio peptidovorans DSM 11002 genome has a window encoding:
- the ruvA gene encoding Holliday junction branch migration protein RuvA encodes MLAMVTGTVLDVTTQMAVVDVSGLGFEMQLTRKASSLCSVGKEVSLHCHVQFSDAGPTLFGFADGLEKAVFLRLLSVRGIGGKLALQVLQGMTAEAVVQAVSFGDPSGLTGVPGIGKKTAERICFELQEKMSEGLPKGSTDNLREMVVPDSETVMEALESLGFQRQSSSEALAAIAKKRGSVDGLGVEDLIMLALRELNSGA; translated from the coding sequence ATGTTGGCGATGGTTACCGGAACAGTGTTGGATGTTACCACCCAAATGGCCGTCGTCGACGTCAGCGGCCTCGGTTTCGAGATGCAGCTCACCAGAAAAGCCTCTTCCCTGTGCAGCGTGGGTAAAGAGGTATCCCTTCATTGTCATGTACAGTTCTCAGATGCCGGTCCTACCCTGTTTGGCTTTGCGGATGGACTGGAAAAGGCCGTTTTTCTGAGGTTGCTCTCTGTGAGGGGGATAGGAGGCAAGCTGGCTCTTCAGGTACTGCAAGGGATGACGGCTGAGGCGGTCGTGCAGGCGGTCTCTTTCGGCGATCCCTCCGGTTTGACCGGAGTTCCCGGCATAGGCAAGAAAACGGCGGAGAGGATCTGCTTCGAGCTTCAGGAAAAAATGTCAGAAGGCCTTCCGAAAGGATCTACCGATAACCTGCGGGAGATGGTCGTTCCCGACTCGGAAACCGTTATGGAGGCCCTTGAATCCCTGGGATTCCAGAGACAATCCTCTTCGGAAGCCCTGGCTGCCATAGCTAAAAAGAGGGGCTCCGTCGATGGGTTAGGTGTAGAGGACCTCATCATGCTAGCGTTGAGGGAGCTGAACTCCGGAGCTTAG
- the ruvC gene encoding crossover junction endodeoxyribonuclease RuvC, producing MRCLGIDPGIGRMGFGVVEKIGSKYRACSFGCLETPSDMSVPQRLDELYRGLREQINGCSPHFMAVEKLYFGRNTTTAENVWQARGVALLVGAQNDLFVLEPKPSEAKITVCGDGRAEKSQIQRMVQVILSLKEIPRPDDAADALAIALAGLALLPTSTIGRR from the coding sequence ATTCGCTGTCTGGGGATAGACCCTGGAATAGGTCGGATGGGCTTTGGGGTAGTTGAGAAAATCGGGAGTAAATACAGGGCTTGTTCCTTCGGGTGTCTGGAAACCCCTTCCGATATGTCGGTTCCTCAAAGGCTCGACGAGCTTTACAGAGGGTTGAGGGAGCAGATAAACGGCTGCTCCCCTCATTTTATGGCTGTGGAAAAACTATATTTCGGGAGAAACACGACTACGGCTGAAAACGTATGGCAGGCCAGAGGGGTCGCTCTGCTTGTGGGAGCTCAAAACGATCTTTTCGTTCTGGAACCGAAACCTTCGGAAGCGAAAATAACTGTCTGCGGCGACGGCAGGGCTGAAAAGTCTCAGATCCAGAGGATGGTCCAGGTCATATTGAGCCTTAAGGAGATTCCCCGACCGGACGATGCCGCAGACGCCTTGGCCATCGCCTTGGCGGGACTGGCCCTTTTGCCTACTTCCACTATAGGGAGGAGATGA
- a CDS encoding YebC/PmpR family DNA-binding transcriptional regulator, giving the protein MSGHSKWANIKHRKAAQDAKRGNLFQKLIKAIIIAAKEGGGDPATNIRLKAALDRAKAASVPSNNIERAIKRGTGEIEGATYEELAYEGYGPEGVAVIVECLTDNKNRTTPEIRMIFDRNGGSLGATGCVAWMFERRGVINIGGDDLNEEELMEAALEAGAEDVENDGGFVVYTDPSVVDEVKEGLESKGFAIDEAESQLVPKTTVKIANPDKARKILKLMDLLEGHDDVQNVSSNFDIPEEIMDQVE; this is encoded by the coding sequence ATGTCAGGACACTCGAAATGGGCAAATATCAAACACAGAAAGGCCGCGCAGGACGCCAAGAGGGGAAACCTGTTTCAGAAATTGATCAAGGCCATCATAATAGCGGCTAAAGAGGGAGGAGGCGATCCGGCGACCAACATTCGTCTGAAAGCCGCTCTCGACAGGGCTAAGGCCGCAAGCGTTCCCTCTAACAACATAGAGAGAGCCATAAAAAGAGGCACAGGAGAGATAGAGGGAGCTACCTACGAAGAGCTGGCTTACGAGGGATACGGTCCCGAAGGAGTAGCCGTAATAGTGGAGTGTCTGACCGATAACAAAAACCGGACGACTCCTGAGATAAGGATGATTTTCGATCGAAACGGCGGATCTCTCGGAGCCACCGGCTGTGTGGCCTGGATGTTCGAACGCAGAGGGGTCATAAACATCGGGGGGGACGACCTGAACGAGGAGGAGCTGATGGAGGCCGCCCTAGAGGCCGGAGCCGAAGACGTGGAAAACGATGGAGGTTTCGTAGTCTATACGGATCCTTCCGTCGTGGACGAAGTCAAAGAAGGTCTGGAGTCCAAGGGATTCGCCATAGATGAGGCGGAAAGCCAGCTCGTTCCGAAAACCACGGTGAAGATAGCCAATCCCGACAAAGCCAGAAAGATCCTTAAGCTTATGGATCTTCTGGAAGGACACGACGACGTACAGAACGTCTCCTCGAATTTTGACATCCCTGAAGAAATCATGGACCAGGTCGAGTGA
- the nadE gene encoding NAD(+) synthase: MAETRKKAEEMVLIIENWLRSKMDDAGCAGGIVGLSGGIDSAVVAALLKRVFGENMLAVKMPCHSLSEDGDHADLMIDSFDLPWTSVDLSDVYDRFTEILSLDKNSLAAANIKPRLRMTVLYALAQDSNFLVCGTGNKAELTVGYFTKHGDSGADLLPLADLTKGEVREVARFLGVPAVIVEKAPSAGLWEGQTDEKEMGLSYDQIDEYIVRGGKCEASDEIDRRFKLTEHKRKLPEACIVFEDRI, encoded by the coding sequence ATGGCGGAAACGAGAAAAAAGGCAGAAGAGATGGTACTGATCATAGAGAACTGGCTTAGGTCGAAGATGGACGATGCCGGATGCGCTGGAGGAATCGTCGGGCTGAGTGGAGGAATAGACTCGGCTGTCGTGGCCGCTCTTCTCAAAAGGGTCTTTGGGGAGAACATGCTGGCGGTCAAGATGCCCTGTCACAGTCTGTCCGAGGACGGAGACCATGCCGATCTGATGATCGATTCCTTCGACCTGCCCTGGACCTCGGTGGATCTATCGGATGTATACGATCGTTTTACCGAAATATTGAGCTTGGACAAAAATAGCCTTGCCGCCGCCAACATAAAGCCGAGGCTGAGGATGACCGTTCTTTACGCTTTGGCCCAGGACAGCAACTTCTTGGTCTGTGGTACGGGCAACAAGGCGGAGCTTACGGTAGGCTACTTCACCAAACACGGTGATTCAGGGGCAGATCTGCTCCCCTTGGCCGATCTCACCAAAGGAGAGGTCCGGGAGGTAGCTCGTTTTCTGGGTGTGCCTGCGGTTATCGTGGAGAAAGCGCCCTCTGCCGGGCTATGGGAAGGCCAGACGGACGAAAAAGAGATGGGACTCTCCTACGATCAGATAGACGAGTATATAGTCAGAGGCGGTAAATGCGAGGCCTCCGACGAGATCGACAGACGATTTAAGTTGACGGAGCACAAGAGGAAGCTCCCCGAAGCTTGTATAGTTTTCGAGGATCGTATATAG
- the argF gene encoding ornithine carbamoyltransferase: MAINLRGRSFLTLKDFTSREIAYLLDLSMDLKRKKRAGIKGNLLENKNVALIFEKSSTRTRCAFTVACIDEGAHPEFLGKNDIHLGKKEDVQDTARVLGRMFDGIQFRGFSQDLVEALAKHSGVPVWNGLTDAYHPTQILADFLTIQEAFGKLKGLKLVYIGDGRNNMANSLMIGAAKVGMHCTIAAPKSLFPEASLVEEVRAIAAETGANIVLESDPKKAVKDADAIYTDVWASMGEEDKVADRIALLTPYQVNSELMSATGNSETIFLHCLPANKGQEVTEEVFESSRSLVFDEAENRLHTIKAVMVATLGK, from the coding sequence ATGGCGATCAACCTCAGAGGACGTAGTTTCTTGACCCTTAAGGATTTCACCTCCCGTGAAATCGCATATCTTCTCGATCTTTCGATGGATCTCAAGAGGAAAAAGAGAGCGGGCATAAAGGGTAACCTTTTGGAGAATAAGAACGTTGCACTTATATTCGAAAAATCGTCCACCAGGACCAGATGTGCCTTTACCGTCGCCTGTATCGACGAGGGAGCACATCCCGAGTTCTTGGGAAAGAACGATATCCATCTCGGCAAAAAAGAGGACGTTCAGGACACGGCAAGGGTTCTCGGTCGCATGTTCGACGGGATTCAGTTCCGCGGTTTCAGCCAGGACCTCGTAGAGGCTCTCGCCAAGCATAGCGGTGTTCCCGTCTGGAACGGTCTTACCGACGCCTATCATCCTACCCAGATACTGGCCGACTTCTTGACCATCCAGGAGGCTTTCGGAAAGCTTAAAGGTCTGAAGCTGGTCTATATCGGAGACGGAAGAAACAATATGGCCAACTCCCTCATGATCGGTGCTGCCAAGGTTGGAATGCACTGCACCATCGCCGCTCCCAAGAGCCTTTTTCCTGAGGCTTCCCTGGTAGAGGAGGTAAGAGCCATCGCTGCCGAGACAGGAGCTAATATAGTCTTGGAGAGCGATCCCAAGAAGGCCGTAAAGGACGCCGACGCCATCTATACTGACGTCTGGGCCTCCATGGGAGAGGAGGACAAGGTGGCGGATAGGATAGCCCTTCTGACCCCTTATCAGGTCAACTCGGAGCTTATGTCAGCTACCGGAAACTCCGAGACCATCTTCCTCCACTGTCTTCCCGCCAACAAGGGGCAGGAGGTTACGGAGGAAGTGTTCGAGTCTTCCCGTTCTCTGGTGTTCGACGAGGCGGAGAACAGGCTTCACACCATAAAGGCGGTTATGGTCGCTACCCTAGGAAAATAG
- the ispG gene encoding flavodoxin-dependent (E)-4-hydroxy-3-methylbut-2-enyl-diphosphate synthase — translation MSRSVSVGSLGIGGDNPVRVESMLKTPLCDREACLDMLRRLSEVGCEMARVAFPSMDQEDDLKKLVEISPIPLMADIHFDPALAEKALAQGCPAIRINPGNMGHPRKLERIVEMARERKVPIRIGANSGSVSPRQVKDAGGNRGLALALAVEEQLLMLLRHDFHDVILSAKSTDVGETLEANGVLYERYGEYPFHVGMTESGSGIPGITKSSVGLGLLLSKGIGDTIRVSLSDSPVLEIETGYEILRSLDLRHRGVEIISCPTCGRKKLDVVAVLSKIRPLLVDLPDGFKVAVMGCEVNGPQEARHADIGVAGSPTGIVFFRKGEIVGRCPLHKLEKEISLLIEPYRLKS, via the coding sequence ATGTCGCGATCTGTATCGGTAGGTTCTCTCGGAATCGGTGGAGACAACCCGGTAAGGGTGGAGAGCATGTTGAAGACCCCCCTCTGCGACAGGGAGGCATGTCTCGATATGCTTCGGAGGCTTTCCGAGGTCGGATGCGAGATGGCCAGGGTCGCTTTCCCGTCTATGGATCAGGAGGACGATCTCAAAAAATTGGTGGAGATCAGTCCCATCCCATTGATGGCCGATATACACTTCGACCCTGCTCTGGCGGAGAAAGCTCTCGCACAAGGCTGTCCTGCGATCAGGATCAATCCGGGAAACATGGGACATCCGAGAAAACTCGAGAGAATCGTGGAAATGGCGAGGGAAAGAAAGGTCCCGATCCGGATAGGAGCCAACAGCGGTTCTGTCAGCCCTAGACAGGTAAAAGATGCCGGAGGGAACAGGGGGCTAGCTCTCGCTCTTGCCGTGGAAGAACAACTTCTCATGTTGTTGCGCCACGATTTTCACGATGTAATCCTTTCGGCTAAGTCGACCGATGTCGGAGAAACCCTGGAGGCAAACGGAGTCCTCTATGAACGGTATGGAGAATACCCCTTTCACGTCGGTATGACCGAATCGGGGTCCGGTATCCCGGGAATAACGAAAAGCTCCGTCGGACTTGGGCTTCTGTTATCCAAGGGAATAGGCGATACCATCAGGGTGAGCCTCAGCGACTCTCCCGTTCTGGAGATCGAGACCGGCTACGAGATACTGCGGTCTCTGGATTTGAGGCACAGAGGGGTGGAGATAATATCCTGCCCCACATGCGGAAGGAAGAAACTCGACGTGGTGGCGGTGTTGTCCAAGATAAGACCCCTACTTGTCGACCTTCCCGACGGTTTCAAGGTGGCGGTGATGGGGTGCGAGGTTAACGGACCTCAGGAAGCCCGCCACGCCGATATAGGGGTGGCGGGATCTCCTACGGGGATAGTCTTTTTTCGAAAAGGGGAGATCGTAGGAAGGTGTCCTCTACATAAACTTGAAAAAGAGATAAGTTTACTTATTGAGCCATATCGTCTAAAATCCTAG
- the rseP gene encoding RIP metalloprotease RseP produces the protein MIVDILAFVFIIAVCVVIHEYGHYRTAVACGVQVHEFSFGMGPAIYSFKGKRNLWSVRAFPIGGFVRLAGMEEDNEDEIVTPGMGFNEKSPFSRLAILFAGPLSNVLLAFFLTALLLWGHGILDMERAKIGTIMDGYPAQSAGLMPGDLVLSVGGEAVEDWPSMAESIRTHDVEKPLVLRIERGDEIFSLSLYVPKDPATGYPLLGIQPGRVRFSSLESVRRSISYTFAMTLAMVRGLFSWIVGQNQVDVSGPVGIASMAGQAAKQGGWALLSFLAIISLNLGIVNLFPFPALDGGRIVFILGEILTGKKLPEKVEGYVHFTGFVILIGLIAFITWQDILRLLAR, from the coding sequence ATGATCGTAGATATTCTGGCTTTTGTATTCATAATAGCCGTATGCGTCGTTATACACGAATACGGCCATTATAGGACCGCTGTAGCCTGCGGCGTACAGGTCCACGAATTTTCCTTCGGAATGGGGCCGGCGATATACAGCTTCAAAGGGAAGAGGAACCTTTGGTCCGTAAGGGCCTTTCCTATAGGAGGGTTCGTCCGTCTTGCCGGTATGGAGGAGGACAATGAAGACGAGATAGTAACCCCTGGAATGGGATTCAACGAAAAGTCTCCGTTCTCTCGCCTTGCTATATTGTTCGCAGGGCCTCTTTCAAACGTGTTGTTGGCGTTTTTTCTGACGGCCCTGTTGTTGTGGGGACACGGAATCCTCGATATGGAACGGGCTAAAATCGGAACCATTATGGATGGATATCCGGCGCAGTCGGCAGGACTGATGCCCGGTGACCTGGTGCTATCCGTCGGAGGTGAAGCTGTAGAGGACTGGCCGTCCATGGCGGAGAGTATAAGAACCCACGATGTGGAAAAACCTCTGGTCCTGAGGATAGAGAGAGGGGATGAGATCTTCTCTCTTTCGCTGTACGTCCCTAAAGATCCCGCGACCGGTTACCCCCTGCTGGGTATACAGCCTGGGAGGGTCAGGTTTTCTTCTCTGGAGAGCGTGAGGAGATCTATTTCCTACACTTTCGCAATGACTTTGGCCATGGTAAGAGGACTATTTTCCTGGATAGTCGGTCAGAACCAGGTTGACGTATCCGGCCCCGTAGGCATAGCGTCCATGGCGGGACAGGCCGCGAAACAAGGTGGCTGGGCTCTGCTCTCCTTTTTGGCCATAATCAGTTTGAACCTCGGGATCGTAAACCTGTTTCCCTTTCCTGCCTTGGATGGAGGCCGGATAGTGTTTATCTTGGGGGAAATCCTGACCGGGAAGAAATTACCCGAAAAGGTGGAGGGGTACGTTCATTTTACGGGGTTCGTGATATTGATAGGGTTGATCGCCTTTATAACGTGGCAGGATATCCTCAGGTTGCTTGCCAGGTAG
- the dxr gene encoding 1-deoxy-D-xylulose-5-phosphate reductoisomerase: protein MTDMTPLNLAIIGSTGSVGSSVMNVCRSYPDKFNVVGLAAGESISKLEALAGEFRPEMAVLSKIPRDRLPSSSTDTKFFGGPEALIEMVRSGTVDHVVVASSGTDGIPALQEALKEGKTISLANKESILVAGKWVMASASQDQIRPLDSEHNAVWQCLAGEEPSSVLEVSLTASGGPFLKTPLKEMEFITPADAVAHPVWNMGRKISVDSATMINKGIEIIEAMRLFSLPHDKVRGYIHPGSSVHGAVRFVDGAVKMVMAPPDMRLAALNTLGYPKRLPLGPLGIEPLTMDGRDLVFFSPDRDRYPGYHLCLDIARMGGSYPTVLVGADEVAVDAFLQEAIPFTHIWQVIARVIDLYDGGEGSDLKDELQILDWARDKARSICFGR, encoded by the coding sequence ATGACCGATATGACTCCGTTGAACCTGGCGATAATAGGATCTACCGGAAGCGTTGGATCTTCCGTGATGAACGTCTGTAGGAGTTACCCCGATAAGTTCAACGTCGTAGGACTTGCCGCAGGGGAAAGTATCTCCAAACTAGAGGCATTGGCAGGAGAGTTCCGCCCCGAAATGGCGGTTCTGTCGAAAATCCCGAGAGACCGACTTCCCAGCTCATCCACCGATACGAAGTTTTTCGGAGGACCGGAAGCCCTCATAGAGATGGTCCGTTCCGGTACGGTCGATCACGTGGTGGTAGCGTCTTCAGGAACGGACGGTATCCCCGCGCTTCAAGAAGCCCTCAAGGAGGGCAAAACGATCTCTCTAGCCAATAAAGAGAGCATCCTGGTGGCGGGGAAGTGGGTTATGGCGTCTGCCTCTCAAGACCAGATAAGGCCACTCGACAGCGAACATAACGCCGTTTGGCAATGTCTGGCGGGGGAGGAGCCCTCTTCAGTATTGGAGGTATCCTTGACGGCCTCGGGAGGTCCCTTCCTCAAGACGCCTCTGAAAGAGATGGAGTTTATAACTCCCGCCGATGCCGTAGCCCATCCCGTTTGGAACATGGGAAGGAAGATAAGTGTCGACAGCGCTACCATGATAAACAAAGGAATAGAGATCATAGAGGCCATGAGACTTTTCTCGCTACCACACGACAAGGTAAGGGGATATATTCATCCTGGATCGTCGGTGCATGGGGCCGTCAGGTTTGTCGATGGGGCAGTGAAGATGGTGATGGCCCCACCCGACATGAGGTTGGCGGCGTTGAACACCTTGGGGTACCCAAAGAGGCTTCCTCTGGGGCCGCTCGGTATCGAGCCTTTGACCATGGACGGAAGGGATTTGGTTTTCTTCTCTCCCGATAGAGATAGATACCCCGGATACCATCTGTGTCTGGATATAGCTCGTATGGGAGGAAGCTATCCCACGGTGCTTGTAGGAGCCGACGAGGTGGCTGTCGATGCCTTCCTTCAGGAGGCCATACCCTTTACCCACATCTGGCAGGTAATAGCCAGGGTCATAGACCTCTACGACGGAGGGGAAGGTTCCGACCTCAAGGACGAGCTACAAATACTTGACTGGGCCAGAGATAAGGCCCGTTCGATCTGTTTCGGGAGGTGA
- a CDS encoding phosphatidate cytidylyltransferase — protein sequence MAGLNKKSKELLTRSLSGALIVIAILGGISYGGWLWGVMVTLVGIISLDEFYQLAAKRLKISKGIGLIFGAVILMAVGLGHAESHVILVSLALAFIAVLSIEMLRRQYSRVSTAIENGAGTLAGLVFVVLPWSFSVILREGPYGKILLLSVFLCTWACDVSAYIVGTLWGRHKLCDNISPNKTWEGFCSGVAGSFLMASAIAYVRSFPPLPLLIVGLICGIAGQMGDLCESILKREAAVKDTGKILPGHGGMLDRFDSVLISLTLVYFVFEVAWR from the coding sequence ATGGCGGGCTTAAATAAGAAGAGCAAAGAGCTTCTGACTCGAAGCCTATCCGGCGCTCTGATCGTTATAGCCATATTGGGCGGCATCTCTTATGGCGGATGGCTGTGGGGAGTCATGGTAACTCTAGTGGGGATTATATCCTTGGATGAGTTTTACCAGTTGGCTGCCAAGAGGTTGAAGATATCCAAGGGGATCGGACTGATCTTCGGCGCTGTCATCCTTATGGCGGTAGGACTGGGACACGCGGAATCCCACGTGATCTTGGTCTCTCTGGCCTTGGCTTTTATCGCCGTACTGTCCATAGAGATGCTGAGACGTCAGTATTCAAGGGTAAGTACCGCCATAGAAAACGGGGCCGGGACTTTGGCAGGGTTGGTTTTCGTGGTCCTGCCCTGGAGTTTTTCCGTGATACTTAGAGAAGGTCCTTACGGTAAGATCCTCCTGCTCTCTGTTTTCCTATGCACCTGGGCTTGCGACGTATCCGCCTATATCGTGGGAACCCTCTGGGGAAGACATAAGCTCTGTGACAACATAAGTCCCAACAAAACCTGGGAGGGCTTTTGCAGTGGCGTCGCCGGCAGTTTCCTGATGGCATCCGCCATCGCCTATGTCAGAAGCTTTCCTCCGCTCCCTCTCCTGATCGTGGGATTGATATGCGGGATAGCTGGCCAAATGGGCGATCTTTGCGAATCCATACTGAAGCGAGAGGCCGCCGTCAAGGACACCGGGAAGATACTTCCCGGACACGGAGGAATGTTGGATAGATTCGACAGCGTTCTCATCAGCTTGACCCTGGTCTACTTTGTCTTTGAGGTGGCTTGGAGATGA
- the uppS gene encoding polyprenyl diphosphate synthase, translated as MNEIDNKVAHLAIIMDGNGRWAKKRGLPRLLGHRAGVNTLERIVYAAKDRGIRYLSVYAFSNENWNRPSVEIKGLMKLFSYYARKKLRDLVKADIRVRFAGRKEGLPESVVQAMDVAETETFDCEKMTLIACFNYGGRQEIVDSVNRFVKEHPGEPISENAICSNLYLPEVPDPDLIVRTSGELRLSNFWLWQSSYSEFFFTSSLWPDFTPEALDEALKTFNKRERRYGGLK; from the coding sequence ATGAATGAAATCGACAACAAGGTTGCTCATCTAGCGATCATAATGGATGGAAACGGACGGTGGGCGAAGAAAAGGGGACTTCCCCGTCTTTTAGGTCATAGGGCGGGAGTGAATACCCTCGAGAGAATTGTCTATGCCGCTAAAGACAGGGGTATCCGGTATCTGTCGGTTTATGCTTTCTCCAACGAGAACTGGAACCGTCCTTCCGTCGAGATAAAGGGATTGATGAAGCTCTTCAGCTATTACGCCCGTAAAAAACTCCGAGATCTGGTCAAAGCGGATATAAGGGTCAGGTTCGCCGGTAGAAAGGAAGGTCTGCCTGAATCGGTCGTCCAGGCTATGGACGTGGCCGAGACCGAGACTTTCGATTGTGAAAAGATGACCCTCATAGCCTGTTTCAACTATGGAGGAAGACAGGAGATCGTCGATAGCGTAAACCGTTTCGTGAAGGAACATCCAGGTGAGCCGATATCGGAGAATGCTATATGTTCCAACCTTTATCTGCCGGAGGTCCCCGATCCGGACCTTATCGTTCGTACCAGTGGAGAGCTACGGTTGAGCAATTTCTGGCTGTGGCAGAGCAGTTATAGCGAGTTTTTTTTCACATCCTCTCTCTGGCCGGATTTTACCCCCGAGGCTTTGGACGAAGCTTTGAAAACTTTCAATAAGAGGGAAAGACGTTATGGCGGGCTTAAATAA
- a CDS encoding uracil-DNA glycosylase, which yields MSDLRKLLSLQKRLLARLSHEVSSCRRCDLCKERTQPVLGEGPPDAALMFVGEGPGEDEDRSGIPFVGRAGRLLDKILEAAKIDRKGVYITNVVKCRPPKNRTPMVEETMVCQRFLEAQIAVINPRIIVCLGNTPMKWFLGTSEGITKLRGQWFSWKGIDVMPMFHPSYLLRNESRKKNSPKALTWRDILEVRRRLDELKAGGRHE from the coding sequence ATGTCTGATTTACGGAAGCTCCTCTCTTTGCAGAAACGGCTTTTGGCTCGGCTAAGTCACGAGGTTTCCTCCTGTCGAAGGTGTGATCTATGCAAGGAGAGAACTCAGCCAGTTCTGGGAGAAGGGCCGCCGGATGCGGCCCTGATGTTTGTAGGGGAAGGTCCCGGAGAGGACGAGGACCGTTCTGGGATTCCCTTCGTCGGCAGGGCCGGTAGGCTCCTGGATAAAATACTGGAAGCGGCGAAAATAGATAGAAAAGGGGTCTATATAACCAACGTGGTTAAGTGTAGACCTCCTAAGAACAGGACTCCTATGGTGGAGGAGACCATGGTCTGCCAAAGATTCCTGGAGGCTCAGATAGCTGTGATAAATCCTCGAATAATAGTATGTCTTGGGAACACCCCCATGAAATGGTTCTTGGGAACCTCCGAGGGGATAACCAAGTTGAGGGGGCAGTGGTTTTCATGGAAGGGCATAGATGTAATGCCTATGTTCCATCCTAGCTATCTTTTGAGGAATGAATCTCGGAAGAAAAATAGTCCCAAGGCCCTGACGTGGAGAGATATCCTTGAAGTTCGTCGTCGATTGGACGAACTGAAGGCTGGAGGTCGCCATGAATGA
- the murA gene encoding UDP-N-acetylglucosamine 1-carboxyvinyltransferase, translated as MEDKLKIVGGTPLKGTIKTQGAKNAALPVMAASLLLKNATLTLENVPKLKDITTMVDLLKVLGADISFHDHKVSISVPDSISWETPAPLVQKMRASSLVLGPLLAREGRAVMPLPGGCSIGSRPIDLHLKGLAKMGASIELQHGAVHASTKGLKGCRIYLDFPSVGATENLLMAAILAEGETVLENVAREPEIVNLADSLRTMGAKIEGEGTGVLRIQGSPDLQGGNVRIIPDRIAACTYILAGVISDGEVTVSDVIPQHFDSLLAKLEEASVDVSFDGNSVSVGPSRKKLKAISLKTLPYPGFPTDVQPQLMAVMSLAQGTSVIKESIFESRFLHVSELKKMGADVELQGNTAIVKGVNHFNCSEVMATDLRAGAALILAGLATEGETVVHGMGHVERGYENIEVNLSSVGAKIASDIGDEDG; from the coding sequence GTGGAAGATAAGCTAAAGATAGTTGGAGGAACGCCTCTGAAGGGCACCATTAAAACTCAGGGGGCTAAAAACGCCGCACTGCCCGTCATGGCGGCGTCTTTGCTGCTTAAAAATGCGACATTGACATTGGAGAACGTACCAAAGTTAAAGGATATAACCACGATGGTCGACTTGCTCAAGGTCTTGGGTGCCGATATCTCTTTTCACGATCATAAGGTCTCTATATCGGTTCCGGACTCAATATCGTGGGAGACACCAGCTCCTCTGGTCCAGAAGATGCGAGCCTCATCTCTTGTACTAGGACCGTTGTTGGCGAGAGAGGGAAGGGCTGTTATGCCCCTTCCAGGAGGATGCTCCATAGGAAGTCGCCCTATAGACCTTCATCTCAAGGGTCTGGCTAAAATGGGCGCTTCTATAGAACTTCAGCACGGTGCCGTACACGCTTCCACCAAGGGACTTAAAGGATGTCGGATCTACTTGGATTTCCCCTCCGTAGGGGCTACCGAAAATCTTCTCATGGCAGCCATCCTGGCTGAGGGAGAGACGGTGTTGGAAAACGTCGCGAGGGAGCCCGAGATAGTCAACCTCGCCGATTCCCTCAGGACTATGGGAGCGAAGATAGAGGGAGAGGGCACCGGTGTTCTCAGGATCCAGGGAAGCCCGGACCTTCAAGGCGGCAACGTCAGGATAATTCCTGACAGAATAGCCGCCTGTACATATATTCTGGCCGGAGTTATCTCCGATGGAGAGGTTACCGTCTCGGACGTTATACCTCAACATTTTGACTCGCTCCTCGCAAAATTGGAAGAAGCTTCTGTAGACGTGAGTTTCGATGGTAACAGCGTATCGGTGGGTCCCTCCAGAAAAAAACTCAAGGCTATATCCTTGAAAACCCTTCCATATCCGGGATTTCCAACCGACGTTCAACCTCAGTTGATGGCAGTCATGTCCTTGGCTCAGGGCACTAGCGTGATCAAGGAAAGCATCTTCGAATCACGATTCCTTCATGTCAGTGAGCTTAAAAAGATGGGAGCCGACGTGGAGCTCCAGGGGAATACGGCTATAGTAAAGGGAGTTAACCATTTTAACTGCTCGGAAGTGATGGCGACCGACCTGAGAGCAGGAGCCGCCTTGATCTTGGCTGGATTAGCCACCGAGGGGGAAACGGTGGTTCACGGTATGGGGCACGTTGAGAGAGGTTACGAAAACATAGAGGTCAATCTATCGTCGGTAGGTGCCAAAATAGCGAGCGATATAGGTGACGAGGACGGTTAA